CCTGTGTGGCTCTGCCCCTCCTTCCTGGGTCAGAGGCAGGTCACCCATCATAATTGCCTGGGAATGGACAGTGTGCTGCTCTGCGGAGGTGAGGCTGGCTGTCAGGAGCCGCCCCACAGTTACCACTTCCCTCACCTACAGGTGGTGTCTGCTGGCTCCTGCAGGGCCGAGAGGCCACCTGCAGCCTGGTGCTGAGGACTGATGTGAGCCAGACTGAGTGCTGTGCCTCCGGCAACATTGACACCGCCTGGTCCAACTTCACTCACCCAGGGAACAAGATCAGTCTGCTTGGTTTCCTGGGCCTTGTTCACTGTCTCCCATGCAAAGGTGAGGCCCCAGGTGCAGGGCTGGCAGGACTCAGTTCACAGTCAGTCAAAAAATTGCTGTGGCTGACCATGGGACACGCGCGAGTAAGGTCCCAGCCACAGGAGTGTGCAGGAGCTGGAGAGGGGATCCTGGCCAGAGAGGGGTCAGGGGACCTCCCACCTTCCCAGGCTTCAGGTTCCTGCAGCTGAGGATTGGGGAGGCTCTGAGGAACCCCAACTTCATCATCCAGAACGTCTGCTTAATTGGCTTAAACGTAACTCCTGGGACGTGGGGCTGTCCTGAATGACTCAAAGTGTCCCCCACATCCACACCAGGACCCTTAACTCCACCAGATCTGCATATTTAACAGACTTGTGCCTTTTGGACTTTGTTTTGAGAAATGCTGCCCCCCCACATCACACTAAGAACAGGATGAGTTCAGATGTCTTCTGCCTTGGAGGATAGGGTGGTTGGAGGACTCTCCTGGCCCCCCTGTGGTCAGGACTGAACCTGCAGGGAGCCAGAGAACCTGTTGAGACAGGAAGTGGGCATTAGAGCCTGGGTGTTGGAGGATGATTAGGAGTTTGCTGGATAGAGAAGGTATGGGAGAGAGGGCACAAGCAGAGATAGGACTTGACAGGGTCAAGTCCAGAGGAGTGGGATCAGGCAGGGGAACAGAGAGGAGGCTAGAGCTGAGGACTGCTGAAGGCCAAGCCTTCAGCTTGGCCTCTAAAATGTGATTAATCCCAGATCAGCCTGGCTGGGTGGTCCTGAACTCACTGCCATGTGCTCCCCTCTCCAGACCCCCTCTGACTTCTGGGAAGAGGCAGACTAAAACATTCCTGGCTGGGCAGGAGATGGCCCAGGACCCTCCCCACATCTGGCCCTGGGGACTGGGAACTTGGGCCCCCCCTCTTACTTTTCCGTTTGGGTGAAGTTGCCCTGGCGAGCATTTCCAGATGTGTGTTTGGGCGGGCTGCATGGGAGGCCCCAGGTGCGGCCCACGTGCCCTGCCCCAAGATGTGGGTGGGGGAGGCCCCAGCCATTCTCAGAGGAGAGTTCCTTGGCCCTGTAAGGTGGGCCCTCAGTCCCTTTTACATACAGGGAAACTGCAGCTGGAGTGTTTAGAGTTCACCCTCCAGACCCAAAAGCAACTGAATGGGGTGGGGCACCCATCTCCAGTTTAGCCTGGAGTTCTCAAGCTGAGATGCTCCTGAGTCCCCTGCACTCACAGGTGTGactggggcctcagtttcccattctATAAAATGGCAGTTGGGAGGATGCGATGACAAGCATTAAAAGGAGGGCtggccgggcgctggtggctcacacctgtaatctttactctggaggcagagatcaggaggatcgcggtttgaaaccagcctgggcaaatagttcatgagaccctaactcgaaAAAAGACCATCAcgtaaaaggactggtggagtggctcaaggtgtaggtcttgagtgcaaacctcagtaccacaaaaaaaaaaaaaaaaaaagggaaaatggggACTCCAGCGAGATTTTTCCTAGGCggacctcagtttccctactGGAGAACTGGTGCTGCAGGGGTGAACCTTTGTTCAGAGAGCTGTGGGAAGACCCCTCCCCAGAAACGCTCCTCCGGTGGGGCCGACCCCGCTCTCACCGACGCCGCCTCAGGGGAGTCGTGACAGCCACGGGAACAGACTCTACGTCCACCCTAGACCTGTGTCTGGAAGGGGTGGAGCACCCTCCCCAGCTGACGCAATGGCCCCGCCTGTCTTCCCCCAAACGCGCGAAAGTCAGCCCAGCTGGGGAGGGAAGCCGGACCTCTGTTGCTCAACCCCCAGATTCTGGGCGGAGACCCTGACCGCCCACATTGAGCCCCGCTCCAGACGGAGCCCGGACCGCGAGACCTGGTCTCCAGCAGGTCTGCACGCAGACCCCACAACAGGGCACGCCCCGACTCCGGACCGACCTCGACCCCAGACAGTGCCTCATCCATGGGCCCCGCCTCCATCCTTCAGCAGACTGGGGAGGGAACCTGAGGACCCTCTCCTGCCGCGCCCCAGCCCAACGCGCGCGTGTTCTATGTCCACAGACTCCTGCGACGGCGTGGAGTGCGGCCCCGGCAAGGTGTGCCGCATGCTGGGAGGCCGCCCGCGCTGCGAGTGCGCGCCCGACTGCACGGGACTCCCCGCGCGCCTGCAGGTCTGCGGCTCAGACGGCGCCACCTACAACGACGAGTGCGAGCTGCGCGCCGCGCGCTGCCGCGGCCACCCAGACCTGCGCGTCATGTACCGCGGCCGCTGCCAAagtatggggtgggggtggggagagcctGCTggagggcgggggcggggcctgcggCAGGCGGGTGACCACGCGGATCTGCGCGTGTTTCGGGGCCATAGCCAAGGTACGAGGGCGGGGCTATGAGAGGGGAGGGACTAAGTGGACCTGCGTGTCCTGTATTAGGGGCCGCTGCCGCATAACATGGGGACAAAATCGGTCAGCCCGAGTGCTCAGGAGGGTCTCGCGGATTGGGTGCTGCTGGAGGGGGAGGAACTTGAAGATGGAACCAGAATATGGGGCCTGTAGGTGGAGCCAGAGGGGCGGGACTTGGCAACATAAGGGGTGGGGGTGTGACTCCCGGATGCAATCTGACAGACGGGCTTGTGAatagggcgggggggggggattTGATGCGAAGCAAGGGGCGGAACCCGAGACGGGGGCGGAGCCTCACGAGACCCTCCGCGGGCGGGGCGTTTTGCGGGAAAGAGGGTGTGTACCCATCCAGTTAGTGGACGCTGCCGCTCCTCTGACTCGCCCTCGCGCCGGCCCACAGAGTCTTGCGCGCACGTGGTGTGCCCGCGACCCCAGTCGTGCGTGGTGGACCAGACCGGCAGCGCGCATTGCGTGGTGTGTCGCGCCGCGCCCTGCCCTGCGCCCTCCAGTCCTGGTCAGGAGCTTTGCGGCAACAACAATGTCACCTACATGTCCTCGTGCCACCTGCGCCAAGCTACCTGTTTTCTGGGCCGCTCCATCGGCGTACGCCACCCGGGCAGCTGCGCAGGTGAGGTACAAGGTGGGTCCCCAGCCACACGCTCTCCCGGACCGCATGGGCCCTTACCAAGTCTTCACCCTACAGGTGCCCCCAAGGAGCCACCGGAGGCGGagtctgaggaggaggaggagaacttCGTGTGAGCCGCTGGCGGCAGGGCCTAGAGCACGAGGCCATTTTATTTATTGCCACAGGAACAGAGTATAATTTATATCACGGACACTCCTTGAAGCTGCTCTGGGAACCCTTGGGATCCCCGAGCGCCCTGACGACATCTTGGAAGGACTGAGAGAAGGAAGCCTAAGAAGGGTCAGTGGCTGAGTCTCCGGGTACTTCCTCTGGAAGCTCCCAGCGTCCATCCTAGGGACCTGCTGCTGCTGGGGAGGACcccatgctttctgcttcattGAGAATGTCTGTTAATTATTGTCAACACCAGGAGCAGCAGGGGGAGAGGGGAACTCCCTTCAGGTGGTACATGCTGAAGGTCCACTTGCCTGCCCAGGCCTGAAGTGAGAAAGGGGTCTGACCTGGGTGTGTGAAAATGCACCTCCATGCACATTGACGGCCCACTGGACATATCTATATCAGACAACCCTTCATGAAGGCCAGGGAAGCTGTACCATGCCCTCCCAGTCAAGAACTCTTACTTCTCTACCATCCCCAGTTCCCCCATACAGCCTGCCAAAGTTCCCAAGAGATGCTCAGTGTGCCCTCTGTGTAGGGTATCATCTGTACCTCCTGACAAAGACCTAAGTTTGGCCATATAACTGCCCAGGGTCTCCCCAACCACCATTCACATGGGTCACCTGGACATTGTGCAATCTCAGATGTTAGTGATCAACATCCACTTCAGAACAGGGTCCTGTCCAGTGGTCCCCAGCCCACTTAGGGACCATGGACCCCATCTGACCTGCAGGTCCAAGATGGGGTGTGAACATTAGGACTTGCCACATGTGTGGCATGCTGAAACCACTCCTATTGCCCTATGCCCTGTCCACAGAACTCTCATTCTCCTGCATCCAACCCTGGCCAAGATTTTAGCTCCAGTTTCCCGATCACCTCTCCTCACCCACCAGCCCAGTTGCAGGTGGTGACCAGCCAGGTGCTGTTCTGAGTCTGTCTCCAAGACTGCTCACCTACTCACCCTCCACTCAGACTGACTGTTGCCTGAAATCATTTTTTTTGTGCCTTCCTGGAGACCAAAGTCTCAGACCAGATAATGGGGGACCCAGCAGAAGGGAGCCCAGTCCCCCAAGTTTGGGGCAAGGAGTGGGAAATCTCGCCTGTCCCCCTCCAGCTCCAGGCTGTGCCTTACTTGTGATACCCAGAGGTGTCCTTGAGTAGGGGCTATAGAGCTGGATAAGGCAGCTTCACCCCTGGGGTCCTGCCTcaccaaagaaataaagacagaaaagccACTATGGGCATCCAGGCCTCAGTCTGCTCCAATTTCTGGACTTTGTGCTGTCCTTCAGGATGGGGATGACCAGCCTGGGGTCTGGGGTGGTGCTAGGGGCCTTAGAGGCATCCAGAGAGAGACACCCAGTATATCCTTGGGCCCAGTGTCCACCTCCAGGGAACAGAGCAGCAGTCAGTAAGGTACCAAAGtcggtggaaggaaggaaaagaggcttTTATGAGGTTGGGGAGGGATGGTGACAAGATGGCTCAGGCCACCCACCCCTAAGATGCCAGCCACTGGGGTTCCAAAGTGAAAACCTGGCCTCAAAGGATCAGGGGATGTGACAACAACAATATCAATAATAGAGATCACCCTACTGGCTAGGATTTGCTGTGTGCTGTGGTTTTCAGAGAACAAGGACAAGCTTTGATGGGAGGCCAGGCCAACCTGGGATTCCACACTGGGGACAGGGAGACCCCAATCTGGTGCCTCTTGCCCCTGCTCAGGGAACTGCATGTgttccagcctcagtttccccatctgtctgCATCCAGGCAGGGGTACTACAATTGCAAAGGTTTGGAAGCTGGCAGTAGGTGAGTGAGGACTGATGGGTGGCAGGTGGGAGGAATGAATCCAGAGGGGCATGGCAGCAGGGTGGGAAGTGGGAAAGTCCTGGGCAAAGGGAGCACAGGCCGGTGTTGGGGGCCAAGAGCTGACCACAGTGAAGCCAGTCCCTTTCAGTGTCTGATTATTTAATTAATGTGTTACTGGGTTGGATTTGGCTCTTTTCATTTGGAATGGAGGCTCCTACTCACAAACACTGGGTCCCCAGGTTTCTGCATACAAGCTGATGGGCATAACTTGCCATTCATGTGAGTACCAGTGGGCTGGGGTTTAAGTAGCCCAGACCAGGAGTCCTGCAGTCCTAGATGGGGGGCTGCCCCGAACCACCTTCCAGATCCAGGCAACGAAGGCTGACACCTGTGTATACACGTCGGGGGTCTTGGGGTCCCCACACCACAGGCCTGAGAAGGAGACAAGGCCATGGGCCCGGCTCCCACACACCAGGGGGCCCCCAGAGTCTGCCTATGGTGAAAAGAGACAAGATCAGGAGCTGCTCTTCCCCCTACAAGTACATCACAGCCCTCCCTGCCCCGGAACCGGTCCACAGCTACCTAGTGTTCATCCTCACATGCTCActcttttgttttggtattttaaGATAGTCTcctgccaggcactagtggctcacgcctgtaattctagctactcaggaggcagagatcaagaggatcgaggttgaaagccagcctgggcaaatagttcatgagactctatctcaaaaaaacctatcacaaaaatagggctggtagagttactcgagatgtaggccctgagttcaaactccactatcactaaataaatacataaataagaataAACTCTCAgtctcctatgtagcccaggttggcctcaagctctttcctcctgcttcagccttctgagtgctgggattacataggCATGTATGCCTGGCCCCTCATGCTCTTAAAGCAAAAATTTAACTCGCCTCTGCCTTAAAGAGAAGGATGCAGCCTCCCACCCTCTTCTTTGTTCTCCTCGCTCCCTAATTCCACACCAGCTCTTTCCCTTTGCAGGTCCTAGAGACCTGTGTCCGCCCTCTACTGGACACTGCAAGTATGTAGTCTTTGTGCAATGCTTAGCCTGTACAGCTGTGTACAACTCCAGAGCCATCTCTGTGTCCCCAGATCTCAGGGCTCCTTCATGTCAGCTCCAAATTGCTCTCTTCAGTTAGGCTTCCCCAAATATCCACACTAAAATCCCTAATCCCACCACACTAATTGCTGTCTGGAATCAGGAACTGCTTCATCCAGTCCTGTTTCTGATCCCTACTGGACACTTTATATAAAGAGAAGCAAGGGCATTTTGTGCAGTGTGATCCTCATCAACTCCCAGCCCTTCGTGAGTCTCAGCTTCACCATCTAGTCAAACGTTAGTGGGACCCAGTTCCCAAGTCAGCCCCTGCCTGACTCTGACCCCCTCTATGGGCCTCAGTTTGCCTGTAGAATAAGCAGATGGGGCAGAGAGTATCTTACCGAGCAGAAGCCACGCCTCCATCTGTCTCCACTGTGGGTGCATAGCATGGCTGGACTCAATTGGCCCTGCCAAGAACTATTGCAGACATCCAAGTCCAGCACACGGACCTTGGCCTCCATCAGCCCAGGCGGAGGGTCCTCAAAATCTGATATAGAGCCCCAGCCAGCCACATGACACAGCGTCCCAGCTGCAGGTGGCTGGGCACCTCTCCCTGGCAGCTGCAGCAGCCCCACAGCTGGGCCCAGTACTGCTGAGCCATTCAGCTGCAGGGAGAGGCCCGGTTCAGGACTGcctcctgctcctcttcctcccactcaCCAAGCTGTCCCCATCACCCCCCCATACACTTCAGTGACTCACTCATGACACCTGATTTTGATTTGTGGAATTGATAGCGGCCATTGTGAGCTCAGTGACAGGCCCTATATCCTTTGCCCCCTGCCCACTATACTTTGCTCACCACTGGTTGTCCCAGGCCCCATCAGCCCCACTCGCAGCTTACCCGCAGCAGGCAGATGTCGTTGGCATGGGTTGTGGGCTGGTACTCGGGATGCTTTACCACAGCTGCAATGCTGAACACCTGCCGAGTGGGCTCCGAGGTGTGCAGTGAATGGGCCCCCAGCACTACCAGGCCTGTGCGGGGGTCCCTGTGGGGAAGTGACAAGATGGGATGGGGGCTGCTGGTTGGGACCTCTGTCCCCCTCAGAATCACAGGGCTTATAATCTGTTCAGTGCCAACAACAGCCCCAAGATGATCACCACACTGCTAAGGTTTCCATCTCAACTACAGTAACATCCCAATTGTTTCAATATTAATTAGAATCATTATAAAAATTGTtagagccagatgccagtggcttatggctataatcctaaccacttgagaggctaaaatcaggagaatcaaggtttgaggccaacccgggcaaatggttcaagagacccccccatctccaaaataaccagaacaacaaaaaaagatactttCAATGAACATAATATGAATTGTATTTGTTACAAATCCCACTTCACCATAATGCTAATGACAATAATTATGTTAATTTTAATACTAATAACAACAAGCTTAAAACCAAGGTGATGATAGTTCTAAGCCCTAGTGCAAAGGTTGGGTCTTGCCCTGTCCCTGCCATGTCCCTGCTATGTCCCTGCTGTCCTGGAGTCCATCCTGCAGGTGACCTGCAGATCTCACCTGTTCCTGAAACAGTGAGCAGCAGAGACAACCCAGTGGGCCCGGAACAGGAAGCCTCCACAGTGGTGCTGGCCTTCGAAGCTCACGGATGCCATGTAAGGCCGGGAGAGGGGCAGCACCTCTTGGCCTCCAATGATCTGGGCTCTCTGGGAGCCTGTGGTGGGGGCAGCCATGTAAGGGACCAGGGCAGGGAAACGGGGTAATGGGGTGGCTCTGGCATGGGTCAGGCCTGAGGTCCAGACAGTGTAGGGGAAAGGCAAAGGGAGACCAGAGAGCAAGCACAAGGTAGAGGAGCCTAGATGAGCCCCCTGCCTGTGCCAGGAAGGGACTCCTGGGCCATAGGATGCCTGAATCTGGGTGGCTGAGAGCTCCGCTGGACCCCTCATGTGCCCATCTTTGGCTGTTCTGCCTGACTGAGCACCTGGACCAGGTGGGGGCTGGGGTTCTGGCCAGGGTCACCTGGGGTGATCTGGATCAGGATGCAGGTGTTCATGAGGGGGTCTGTGGTCCTCACCTGGGGGCCTTGTAGGAAGCATCAGGGCAGCGGCCACAGTCAGCAACAGGAGTCCCCAGGCCCCAGTTCCAGGAACCATGGCTGTCACAGACCAGTGTCTCCCTTGTGAAGTCTGAGTGCCGTGGCCTCTGCCCTCACCAACGGAGGAGGAACCAGGCTGTGGTCTGTGGTTGAGAGTCCAACCAGCAGACACGcacactcccccaccccaccccacaggaCAGTATTTCTGAGAAATGGATGATTCGAATGTCCCAGGTTACTACCCATAGTGGTCATGAGTACGTGGGAGACCAAGAGCAGGAAATGGAGGGGAGAGCAGGGACTCTGTGGGCCACACGCACCCTCGGGAATTCACTCACCTCCCCAGTGCCTCAGTGTACCCCACATCCACCCGACTgaagatatacagggagtttcctgcaGTACCCAGCACAGTCACACTCACAAGTGTCTGCACTGCCCATCACCCCTGGATGGGTAGGCCCTACCTGTGTCCTGCTGGCCATGTAGCCCTACGCAAGCCTTGTGACTCTccatctcagtttccccatctgcagcTCTGGCAGTGAACAGTGGCCTTGGGAGCCTGCACCTGCCAGCTCCTGAGTGTCACTGGTCTTTATTATCATTGCTCCTGGGGAGACCTGTGGGGCCCCATCCAAGGGCCTGACATGGAGGTTGGGGGGGTCTTTCTGCAGGAGGCAGGAGCATGGGAGGGTCTTGGAGGAAAGTTTGATtcttagatagggtcttggatGCCCTGTGAAGCCtgtgtttgaggtcagcctgccAGGTGCAGTGCTGCAGCATGTCCACATCTAAGGTGGACACACAGGTGTGGTCATCAGGGGGCAAGGTCACCACACAGCTCCAGAAGGGGCACTGCACCACTACCCTGCGAGAGAGCACCGGGTGGCATGGGTGAGGCTGAGGCACACAGCTTCCTCCACCCTCAGGGAGCTGTTGGCCGGGTCTCAGTCAAATTCAGCCCACATGCACCCCAGTGGCTCTTCTGGGGCTGAGGCATAGGTTATGGAGCGGGTGAGGGCCGGGTGGAGTGTGGGGAGAGGCAGGTATTGAGTGCAGGTAAGCAGAGAACctgagacagggagacagaagagagacagagagaaacaggcagagataaagaggggagaaacagagagaagagagacagacaagAGGGGCAGAGAcaggggctggggtatggctcaagtggtagagcagcagtcttgcaagcctaaggccctgagttcaaaccccatactgccaaaaaaaagaggggCAGAGACAGTAGAAGAGAGACTGAGAAGACAGAGTGAtaagagaggcagaggcagaagagagacacagacagagagataagaggcagaggcagaaaagaagagaaacataCAGACAGGAAAAgacagtcaggtgccagtggctcacgcctgtaatcctagctactcaggagacagagatcaggaagattgcagttcgaagccagccctggcatagtttgtgagacctcatcttgaaaaacccttcacaaaaatagggctggtggagtagctcaaggtgaaggccctgagttcaagccccagtagaggggaagaaaaagaggtggggggaagagagaggcagagacagagaaaggacagAAACAGAGACAGCAAGGGAGACAAAGAGATAGAaacagagaggaggagagaaaaagaaagataaggctggcggagtggctcaagtggtaagagcacctgcctagcaagtgtgaggccctgagttcaaaccccagtaccaccagaaaaaaaaaaaagacagaaggagagacagagacagggataGAGAGATAGAAtaggcagagatggagaggaagagagtgagcaggagagggagggagagagagagagatgaacatAAAGaggcagaggcacagagagaaacagagagagagacagagctaAAGCCAGAGAGTatgagggtggggtgggaggggaaaggaatgCTGTAAGGAGCTCAGAGGACACAAATGATGCTCTCTGGAATCCAGGCTATCTTTAGCTCCTTCATGGTAAGCTCTGTCCACCAGCCCTTGTTCCATTTCTGCCTGCCTGGACCACTGTTGCAGGATGTTTCAGGGGACTCTGCAGAATGCAGGGGGAggcccaccagaccacctgaaaGCTACTGGGGTTCCTGCTGTGGGAAGCTAAGGGCTGGAACAGCCTGGATCTGCAGTCTACCTCATAGGCGGTCAGACCCCTCATCAGACCCCTCACCTGCTCACTTGCAGTGCACAGCAAGCAGACATGTTTTCTCACTCGGCTATGGAGCCTAATTACAGTTTGACATTGACTTGGAAAACCAATGAATGCTTCTGTCTGCTCTGGTCCCCTGGGGCTATCTGACTGTGGCTGTGTCCCCAGGGTTCAGACTGTGCCAGTGGATACTGTTGAACAACCAACCACACAGAAGACTCATGAATTGTCAAGCCAGCACCCTGGGTCCCCCAGATCTGTGTTTACACTCACTTTCTCAGCTTCCCTCAAGAGGGGAGAGATGGTCacggaggcagagatgggaaaaaGCCTCCAAAGCCACGTACCCCACGGGGATAGGGAAGAGCTTTACCTATAGGGAAGATATAGGTGTGTGGGATTCCATCTACCTCCCCGCTCCCACTCCAGGATGTCAGCATGTTTCTTTCCCTGTCTTACTGCTGGGAAATAGACCCAGAGAGGTTAAGCTTCTTGGTCAATGCCACACAGCAAGGGAGTGAGGGTTCAGGGTTACAGCCTTAGGGTGGCTCCTATTGTCTCTGGGACTGATTCTACCCAGAGTCTTCATTTCCTTCCCCTTTGGTAAGCAGTTGTGAAACAAATAACCGCCCTTAATAACCCAAATAACCAAGCTCCCAGCAGCCCTGACGGGTGGACTGGTTGGGGGTCAGTGTACCTAATTCCTaaattgaggcccagaaaggGAGGCTgtgtctgggctacacagcagaaGTCTCAGACTCAAAACTCCTGGACTATGATCCTGGAAGTTCTTCCCATGAGGATTCAAGTGGTTTCCCTGTTCTTGGACACCAGTCTATGAAGACCCAATCAATGATgacagcttgttttgttttgataggtTGGAACTCTATATATTGGGGAAATTAAATGTTATTCATGTAAATTTCATTCCTGAGCAACTATCAGAAAATACTGGCACCCTGGGGAGCAGTTTCAATTCTGAgatgaacccagagcttcataaTGCTCCACCACCAAGCCCCACTCCAACCCTGAGTTCCATTCTGCAGGATAGCAGGGTGGCTAGTCCACAgcgatttttttttcttgcagtattgaggtttgaactcaggtcctacaccttgagtcactccaccaacccccccctttttggtgattttttttcttttttgcagtactggggcttgaactcagggcctacacttcaagccactccaccagcccttttttgtgatgagtttttttgagatagagtctcatgagctgtttgccccagctggcttccaatagcgatcttcctgatctctgcctcctgagtagttaggattacaggtgtgagccaccacgtcCAGTTCACAGCAATTTGTTATATGTTTTATGAGGAACTAGAATGGAGGAGCTTGGACTTGAGCATGGTAgcctatacctgtaatcccagctacttggggggcagagCCATCTGGACAAAAGCTCTAGAGCCTATCTGAAAAGCCaatgaaaagcaaaagggctgggggtgtggcttgagtggt
The sequence above is drawn from the Castor canadensis chromosome 14, mCasCan1.hap1v2, whole genome shotgun sequence genome and encodes:
- the Fstl3 gene encoding follistatin-related protein 3; translation: MRPRASGPLWPLPWGALAWAVGFVGSMGSGDLSPGGVCWLLQGREATCSLVLRTDVSQTECCASGNIDTAWSNFTHPGNKISLLGFLGLVHCLPCKDSCDGVECGPGKVCRMLGGRPRCECAPDCTGLPARLQVCGSDGATYNDECELRAARCRGHPDLRVMYRGRCQKSCAHVVCPRPQSCVVDQTGSAHCVVCRAAPCPAPSSPGQELCGNNNVTYMSSCHLRQATCFLGRSIGVRHPGSCAGAPKEPPEAESEEEEENFV
- the Prss57 gene encoding serine protease 57 — its product is MVPGTGAWGLLLLTVAAALMLPTRPPGSQRAQIIGGQEVLPLSRPYMASVSFEGQHHCGGFLFRAHWVVSAAHCFRNRDPRTGLVVLGAHSLHTSEPTRQVFSIAAVVKHPEYQPTTHANDICLLRLNGSAVLGPAVGLLQLPGRGAQPPAAGTLCHVAGWGSISDFEDPPPGLMEAKVRVLDLDVCNSSWQGQLSPAMLCTHSGDRWRRGFCSADSGGPLVCGSRAHGLVSFSGLWCGDPKTPDVYTQVSAFVAWIWKVVRGSPPSRTAGLLVWAT